The window ACACCGACGGATATTGTCTTTTCTTTTGAAGGTTTCCGTCGTCGTGCGGGTCTTACCGACTGCCATTCAGATGGCTTCGGTATCGCTTTTTTTGAAGGTCGTGGTGTGCGTATTTTTCGCGATAACCATGCAGCCTCTCAATCTCCTATTGCGGATTGTGTAAAACAATACAAAATTAAATCGCTCAATGTGATTGCTCACATTCGTAAGGCAACGCAAGGTGGCGTCACCATTGAAAACACTCATCCCTTTATTCGTGAAATTTGGGGACAAAACTGGGTGTTTGCTCACAACGGTAATTTAAAAGATGTGCCAGATATGTCTGAGAGTTTCTGCCAACCCATTGGCTCAACGGATTCAGAAGCAGCCTTTTGTTATATGGCGGAATACTTGAAAAATCGCTTCCGTCGCAAACCGTCTGAAATGGAAATTTTTGAAGCTATCCAATACATTACCAAAGAGCTCTCACAAAAAGGCACCTTTAACTTCATTCTTTCAAACGGAGAATGGATGATTGCCCACTGCTCAACCAATTTGCATTACTTAACACGTAAAGCTCCTTTTGGTAAAGCGCACCGCATTGATGATGATGGCGTCATTGATTTTAATGATTACGCAAAAGATGGCGACAAAGTCACCATCATTACAACGTTCCCGCTCACCAAAGATGAACCTTGGGTTAAAATGGAACATGGTGGTTTCGTCTTCTTCAAAGAAGGGGACAAAATTGCTGAGGTCGTCGGTGTGGCTAAAGAAATGGAAGATGATGGTACATTAGGCAATCGTGCAGCAGCCTAATAACAAATCACAATAAAAAGCGCGGTCAAAAACATCAGAGATTTTGACCGCACTTTTTATTGGAAACAGATTTATTCGGTTTTCACTCCTAAGTTACCCATTTTTACGCCGAGGTTACCGAGTGAAACAGGATCCAGATAATCCCCTAAGAATTTGAATAACTCACTTAATTCTGTAAATGAGCGTTTGATTTTTACTTGATCTTCTACTTTCCGCACAAATTCATAATGCACATTTTCGCCTTCAAAATAAGCCGTGAGCGTGAGATAAATGGTTTCAAAAAAGTGGCTTTGAGCGCCTTCCTCACCCGGATCACTGATACGGACATTCCAAGTATTGTTAAATAAAACTTCTGTTTTGATTGACATATAGACTTCCTCTGTTTGTTATTTTTTATACTGAAATTGAAACGAAAAACCCGATGATAAAATTTTTGAAATCAAAAACTTTATCATCGGGCTTTTCAAACCAATTGCTCGCATATTTTGCTTTTCGTTGGTAACTGCCTTTGCCTTTACGTTTTTTCTCAACGCGTTGGCGGAATAATTTGTCGTGTAATAGTGCCATCACGGCATTATCTTTCACAACACCTTTGGTGTGTTGATAAATGGGCTGATTTTCAACCGCACTCTTTATTTTTTTCGTCATATTTACCTCTAAAAAATTGCCGTGAAGTGGTTCACGGCAAGTCATTATAGCGAAAATGAATAGAATTACAAAATAGCGAGTACGCTTTCAGGCGGTCGTCCAATTTTAGCTTTTTCACCTTTTACCACAATCGGACGTTCTAATAGGGCTGAATTTTCACTGATGGCTTTTAATAAATCGTCATTCGTTAATGCAGGATTAGCTAACCCTAATGATTGATAAAGTTCATCTTTGGTACGCATCATTTTTCTGACATCATCTAATCCTAATTTATTAGCCAGTTGCTGCAATGCTTCAACAGAGTAGTGTTGTTGTAAATAAAGTTCAATCGTCGGTTGAATGCCTTTTTCTTCTAATAAAGCTAAGGTTTCACGGCTTTTTGAGCAACGCGGATTATGATAAATCGTCACAGACATAACGTTTCCTTCTATTTTATGTTGAATGAGTGGATATAGGATTGATTCAAATTTTAACTTATAATGACAAAAAATACTTGTTTAGGAAGACTTTATGTTAGAAATGCTAAAAAATTGGTATAGCCGTCGCTTAAGCGATCCGCAGGCGATGGGGCTACTTGCCATTTTGTTGTTTGGCTTTATTGCGATTTATTTCTTTAGTGATTTAATTGCCCCCTTGCTGATTGCCATTGTATTAGCATATTTATTGGAAATGCCAATTAATTTCCTAACGAAAAAATTAAAATTTCCTCGAATGCTCGCTACGCTAGTCATTTTTGGTGGATTTATAACCTTGGCGTTATTAATTTTCTTCGGGCTTGTGCCAACATTATGGAATCAAATGATTTCCTTATTAAGCGATTTGCCAGCCATGTTCAATAAGTTACATGAATGGTTGTTAGCCCTTCCAGAGCATTATCCTGAACTTATTGACTATACCATGATTGATACCTTTTTTAGTGCTGCTCGTGCGAAGATTTTGGGCTTCGGTGAATCTGCGGTGAAATTGTCGATTACTTCATTAATGAACCTTGTATCACTGGGTATTTATGCATTTTTAGTGCCATTAATGATGTTCTTTATGCTGAAAGATAAAACTGAGCTTCTTGCGGGTGTGAGCCGATTTTTACCTAAAAATCGTCTTTTAGCCTCTAAAGTATGGAATGAAATGCAGCAACAAATTGCGAATTATATTCATGGTAAGCTGTTGGAAATTTTGATTGTCGGCGTGGTGACTTACATCATCTTTTTAAGCTTTGGTTTAAATTATCCGCTGTTGCTTTCTGTTGCCGTTGGGCTTTCTGTATTAGTACCTTATATCGGCGCGGTATTGGTGACGATTCCTGTTGCGTTAGTGGCCATGTTCCAGTTTGGCATTTCCCCAACGTTTTGGTATTTAATTGTGGCCTTTGCGGTGAGTCAACTTCTCGATGGAAACTTGTTGGTACCGTATTTATTCTCTGAAGTCGTTAATTTACACCCTTTAGTAATCATTATTTCAGTGCTGATTTTTGGTGGATTATGGGGGTTCTGGGGCGTATTCTTCGCTATTCCATTGGCAACGCTCGTTAAAGCGGTGCTGAATGCATTGCCGGATTAGACAGAATTAAAACGATAAAAAGAAAGCTGACGAAAGTCAGCTTTTTTGTTCTTTTAATTTTTGGATATCCAGAATTTCGACACAATCTGTTGTCCCTGCTTTAATACGCCATTTAATATTAAATTCGTAGAGACTAATACCATAAATGCGATCAGTTTCTTTACCTTGTTGATAAGCGGGACGGGGATCTTGAGCGATCACTTCCGTAATAAATCTTGCTAAGTGCGGTCGATTTTTGTGATATTTTTCCACCGCGCTTTGGGCGATTTCTGTAAATTCTACGCTTAATTTTGCAGGTGGTTTTTCTTGCGCGAAACTTGATTTTGCCTCAGGTTCGCTATCAGCATAGGTAATATAAGGTTTAATATCAAAAATAGGTGTACCATCGACAAGATCCACGGATCCTAAATGTAGAAAAACACGACCATGAATGCATTCCACTTGGCGTAATTCAACTTTGGATAAGCCTAGCGGATTTGGGCGATGTGTAGCGCGTGAAGCAAATACACCGACACGTTGATTGCCGCCTAAACGAGGGGGGCGAACAGTAGATTGCCATTTTCCATGGGGCACTTTGTCGAATTGGAAAATAAGCCAAAGATGGCTAAATTGCTCTAAGCCTCGCACCGCTTCTGGTGAATTATACGGAGGGAGCAGTTCCACAATACCAATGCCATCCTGTACTAAATCTGGCTGTCGTGGCACCGAGAATTTTTCTTTGTAAGGCGTGTGAATCACCGCAATGGGGTGAAGAGTCAGTGTTAAATCATTCATAAAAAGGCAATTTCCGTGTAGAATACGCCCTTTATTGTAATCAAAAGTGCGGTCAAAAAAAATGACAAATCATAAATTGAAAATGTGGTGGGAAACCGCTCGCCCAAAAACCTTGCCTTTGGCATTAGCTTCTATTTTTACCGGCTCTGCATTGGCATATTGGGCGGATAAAGAGAGTTTTAATCTTACCGTAATGTTACTTTGCTTACTTACTACCATCTTATTGCAGGTACTTTCCAACTTTGCTAACGATTACGGCGATCATCAAAAAGGATCAGATACCGAAGAACGTATAGGGCCTTTACGTGGTATTCAGCAAGGTGCAATTTCCGCGAATGAGCTCAAATGGGGCTTAATTTTAATGGCCGTAGGTTCATTCTTTTCAGGTGCATTCTTAATTGGTATCGCATATCAAAGTCTTACTGATTTATTGGCCTTTGCTGGTTTGGGTATTCTAGCCATTATTGCTGCCATTACTTATACCGTAGGCGCTAAACCTTATGGTTATTTAGGTTTAGGCGATTTGTCTGTTTTGCTCTTTTTTGGACTATTAGGTGTAGGTGGAACTTATTATCTCCAAACTCACAGCATTGATAGCTTAATTACTCTACCTGCACTGGGCTCCGGTTTATTAGCAACAGCCGTTTTAAATATCAATAATTTACGTGATATTGAGCAAGATGCAAAAGTAGGAAAAAATACTTTAGTTGTACGTATGGGACCGAAGAAAGGACGTATTTATCACTGTGTTTTATTAAGCGTTGCTGCTTTATGTTATGTGCTATTTGCGGCATCAACAGCATTTAGCCCTTGGCATTTCTTATTTTTATTGGCATTTCCATTGTTATTAAAACACGCATTATTTGTTTATCGCAGCAAAGAGCCCGCAGTGTTGCGTCCGATGTTGGCTCAGATGTCTATGATTTCTTTATTTATCAATATCTTGTTTAGTTTAGGCTTGCTTATCGGCTAAATCGGCTTATACTAGAGAAAAAATTTTAACGACAAGGGGTACATTATGTATATCGATACTTCAGAACTTTGTGATATTTATGCTGATCAAGTGGATGTGGTTGAGCCAATTTTTTCTAGCTTTGGTGGCGTCAGCAATTTCTACGGCAAAGTGACGACAGTAAAATGTTTTGAAAATAATGGATTAATTGCCGAAATTCTCGAAGAAAATGGTAACGGCAGAGTGCTTGTCGTAGATGGCGGTGGTGCAGTACGTCGTGCTTTAATTGATGCAGAGCTTGCACAACTTGCCGCAGATAATGACTGGGCGGGCATTATTGTTTATGGTGCCGTGCGTCAAATTCAACAACTTGAAAATATTGATATTGGTATTCATGCGCTTGCACCAATTCCAGTGGGCGCAGATGAAAATAATCAGGGTGAAAGTGATATTCCAGTCAATTTTGGTGGTGTAACGTTCTTCCCTGAAGACTACATTTATGCCGATTTAACAGGTATTATTCTTTCACAAGAAGCATTAGATTTAGAAGACGTTGAAGAAGAATAATTTTGAAATTATAGACCTTTTTAAAGTGCGGTTAGAAATAACCGCACTTTTTTTGTCAAAAATTTTTTGAACAAGATCACATTTTAAACATTTGTTAGTTGAAAGTTTGTAACATTCATTTAACATCGAAAATAGTTCATCTGTAATCAGTTTGGAGGGACTCATGAACGAAACAAACACAACAAAAAATTATAAAAGTGGGATTATCTTTCTGCTGGCGATAGCCTGTTTTTTTATTTTATTAAAATCTTTACCTTTCGCACCTAAGGAAAATGCTGGTTTAGCATTATTAGCCTTTGTGGCGATTCTTTGGTTAACTGAGGCGTTACATGTCACCGTGACCGCTCTTTTGGTGCCATTACTTGCAATTGCTCTTGATTTGGTGACAACCAAACAAGCTTTAGTGGCGTTTGCTGACCCAACCATTTTCTTATTCTTTGGTGGTTTTGCTTTAGCAACAGCTTTGCACATACAAAAACTCGATAAAATGATTGCCAATAAAATCATGGCAATGGCGCGTGGTAATTTGTTTGTCGCTGTGATGTATCTTTTTGCTATTACCGCTTTCCTTTCCATGTGGATGAGTAACACTGCAACAGCCGCCATGATGTTACCTTTAGCAATGGGGATCTTAAGCAAACTTGATAAAGAAAAAGAACATAATACTTATGTCTTCGTATTATTGGGGATTGCGTATAGTGCAAGTATTGGTGGTATGGGAACATTAGTAGGTAGCCCACCAAATGCTATCGTTGCAAGTAACTTACATTTAACTTTCTCTGATTGGTTATGGTATGGTTTACCAATTATGCTCATTTTGATGCCGTTGATGATTGGTACACTTTTCATTGTCTTTAAACCAAGACTTCATTTACATTTTGAACAAAACTTTGAACGTATTGAAATGAATGGCCAACGTGTTTTAACGCTTGTGATTTTTGGTCTCATTGCGCTTTGTTGGGTATTTAGTAGTTATATTAATCCAATCATTTCAAGTGTATTTGGTCTTGCTAAAAATATCGGTAGTTTTGATAGCGTTGTCGCATTGCTTGCTGCTGTCATTATTTGTTCAACTGGTGTGGCAAATTGGAAACAAATCCAAGAAAGCACGGACTGGGGTGTATTAATGCTTTTCGGTGGTGGCTTAACTTTAAGCGCCGTGTTAAAAGATTCTGGTGCAAGTAAAGTATTAGCTGACGGTATTGTATTCTTAGTTCAAGGACAACATTACTATCTCATTGGTTTATTGGTCGCAACCTTCATTATTTTCTTAACTGAATTTACATCCAATACTGCGAGTGCAGCATTATTAGTGCCAATCTTTATTTCTATCGCGCAATCTCTTGGTATGCCAGAAATTGGTCTTGCCTTAATCATCGGTTTAGGTGCTTCTTGTGCCTTTATGTTACCAGTGGCGACACCGCCAAATGCAATCGTATTTGGTACGGGACATGTTCGTCAGAGTGATATGGTGAAAGCTGGGTTTATCTTAAATATTGTGTGTATACTCGTTATCGCGACAATAGGATATTATTTCTGGTTGAATTAATCGTATAAAGGAAAAGGGCGTGTTGGATATATTCAACACGCCCTTTTATTATTTTTTACAAAGATTATGCTTTAATTTCGGAGCGGCTTTTTAAGAAAAAGAGTGCGACTGTTGAGATCAACATCACAAAGCCAACGCCAACATATAAACTCTGTTTGTCCCAGCCCATATCTAATAATTGGCCGGCAATCGTTGGAGCAAGAATTGCACCAATACGACCCACACCAATCGACCAGCCCACACCAGTGCTACGAATATCGGCATCATAAGTAAGCGGATTTAAGGTATAAAGACCGCTGATACAGCCATTCATGAGTGCACCAACTAAAATACCGAATACCATCGCAATCCATAAAACGGACGAGGATAAGATAAAGGTAATGATTGCTGCAGAAGATAAGACAGTGAATAAAATTAACACGCCGCGTGCTGTCCAACGGCTAGCCAGTAAGCCATAGATTAAGGCGCCACAAGTGCCCCCTAATGAGATCATCATTCCGACGCTCACACTTTGCTCTGTCGTCATGCCCGCTTCTTTTAATAAGGCTGGTGTCCATGAGCTAATAAAATAGAAGCTAAACATGATCGCAAAGAACGCTGTCCAAATTAAAAGGGTAGAATGTAAGTATTTTTCGCTGAATAATTGGCTAATAGGTAATTTACTT is drawn from Haemophilus parainfluenzae and contains these coding sequences:
- a CDS encoding class II glutamine amidotransferase; its protein translation is MCQLLGMNCNTPTDIVFSFEGFRRRAGLTDCHSDGFGIAFFEGRGVRIFRDNHAASQSPIADCVKQYKIKSLNVIAHIRKATQGGVTIENTHPFIREIWGQNWVFAHNGNLKDVPDMSESFCQPIGSTDSEAAFCYMAEYLKNRFRRKPSEMEIFEAIQYITKELSQKGTFNFILSNGEWMIAHCSTNLHYLTRKAPFGKAHRIDDDGVIDFNDYAKDGDKVTIITTFPLTKDEPWVKMEHGGFVFFKEGDKIAEVVGVAKEMEDDGTLGNRAAA
- a CDS encoding DASS family sodium-coupled anion symporter, yielding MNETNTTKNYKSGIIFLLAIACFFILLKSLPFAPKENAGLALLAFVAILWLTEALHVTVTALLVPLLAIALDLVTTKQALVAFADPTIFLFFGGFALATALHIQKLDKMIANKIMAMARGNLFVAVMYLFAITAFLSMWMSNTATAAMMLPLAMGILSKLDKEKEHNTYVFVLLGIAYSASIGGMGTLVGSPPNAIVASNLHLTFSDWLWYGLPIMLILMPLMIGTLFIVFKPRLHLHFEQNFERIEMNGQRVLTLVIFGLIALCWVFSSYINPIISSVFGLAKNIGSFDSVVALLAAVIICSTGVANWKQIQESTDWGVLMLFGGGLTLSAVLKDSGASKVLADGIVFLVQGQHYYLIGLLVATFIIFLTEFTSNTASAALLVPIFISIAQSLGMPEIGLALIIGLGASCAFMLPVATPPNAIVFGTGHVRQSDMVKAGFILNIVCILVIATIGYYFWLN
- a CDS encoding 1,4-dihydroxy-2-naphthoate polyprenyltransferase codes for the protein MTNHKLKMWWETARPKTLPLALASIFTGSALAYWADKESFNLTVMLLCLLTTILLQVLSNFANDYGDHQKGSDTEERIGPLRGIQQGAISANELKWGLILMAVGSFFSGAFLIGIAYQSLTDLLAFAGLGILAIIAAITYTVGAKPYGYLGLGDLSVLLFFGLLGVGGTYYLQTHSIDSLITLPALGSGLLATAVLNINNLRDIEQDAKVGKNTLVVRMGPKKGRIYHCVLLSVAALCYVLFAASTAFSPWHFLFLLAFPLLLKHALFVYRSKEPAVLRPMLAQMSMISLFINILFSLGLLIG
- the rraA gene encoding ribonuclease E activity regulator RraA; this translates as MYIDTSELCDIYADQVDVVEPIFSSFGGVSNFYGKVTTVKCFENNGLIAEILEENGNGRVLVVDGGGAVRRALIDAELAQLAADNDWAGIIVYGAVRQIQQLENIDIGIHALAPIPVGADENNQGESDIPVNFGGVTFFPEDYIYADLTGIILSQEALDLEDVEEE
- a CDS encoding AI-2E family transporter; amino-acid sequence: MLEMLKNWYSRRLSDPQAMGLLAILLFGFIAIYFFSDLIAPLLIAIVLAYLLEMPINFLTKKLKFPRMLATLVIFGGFITLALLIFFGLVPTLWNQMISLLSDLPAMFNKLHEWLLALPEHYPELIDYTMIDTFFSAARAKILGFGESAVKLSITSLMNLVSLGIYAFLVPLMMFFMLKDKTELLAGVSRFLPKNRLLASKVWNEMQQQIANYIHGKLLEILIVGVVTYIIFLSFGLNYPLLLSVAVGLSVLVPYIGAVLVTIPVALVAMFQFGISPTFWYLIVAFAVSQLLDGNLLVPYLFSEVVNLHPLVIIISVLIFGGLWGFWGVFFAIPLATLVKAVLNALPD
- the tsaA gene encoding tRNA (N6-threonylcarbamoyladenosine(37)-N6)-methyltransferase TrmO, yielding MNDLTLTLHPIAVIHTPYKEKFSVPRQPDLVQDGIGIVELLPPYNSPEAVRGLEQFSHLWLIFQFDKVPHGKWQSTVRPPRLGGNQRVGVFASRATHRPNPLGLSKVELRQVECIHGRVFLHLGSVDLVDGTPIFDIKPYITYADSEPEAKSSFAQEKPPAKLSVEFTEIAQSAVEKYHKNRPHLARFITEVIAQDPRPAYQQGKETDRIYGISLYEFNIKWRIKAGTTDCVEILDIQKLKEQKS
- a CDS encoding alternative ribosome-rescue factor A; the protein is MTKKIKSAVENQPIYQHTKGVVKDNAVMALLHDKLFRQRVEKKRKGKGSYQRKAKYASNWFEKPDDKVFDFKNFIIGFFVSISV
- a CDS encoding DUF5377 family protein, translating into MSIKTEVLFNNTWNVRISDPGEEGAQSHFFETIYLTLTAYFEGENVHYEFVRKVEDQVKIKRSFTELSELFKFLGDYLDPVSLGNLGVKMGNLGVKTE
- the arsC gene encoding arsenate reductase (glutaredoxin) (This arsenate reductase requires both glutathione and glutaredoxin to convert arsenate to arsenite, after which the efflux transporter formed by ArsA and ArsB can extrude the arsenite from the cell, providing resistance.) — translated: MSVTIYHNPRCSKSRETLALLEEKGIQPTIELYLQQHYSVEALQQLANKLGLDDVRKMMRTKDELYQSLGLANPALTNDDLLKAISENSALLERPIVVKGEKAKIGRPPESVLAIL